The Epinephelus moara isolate mb chromosome 21, YSFRI_EMoa_1.0, whole genome shotgun sequence DNA window aaaagtGTCGCAGCAGCCTCACagcaggagcagctgctgcagcacgaTAATAAATTACATCAACACATAAAAACAgtgagctaacagctaacagctaacagctaacacctAATAGCtaatagctaacagctaacagctaatagctaacagctaactgctaacagctaactacaGATTAAACAGCCGGTAACGTTGGAGCTTCTCATCACCACAGTCGTTAATAACTTAAAGCTGCAGCTTGAAAAAGCAGATATTGAAAGAACGATCTCGGATTTTATGGATCAATATCaggtcattcaaatgaagatcAATATCAATCAGATGAATCGATTATTTTAACCCACCCTGGTTGGTACACCTCAGTGTAGCACACTGTGAACACTACGTACTCCTCCTGTGGAGCACTAATTTCAGcagggtagtgttgtcacaAATTTTTAAGCTGCCGTTTTGCTCTCACCAGAAGTTATgcagattgtttttttattttacccacctcttcctcttcttcttgcAAACGGACGGTGGAGCATTATCACCAACATTTGACCACTAACTCCgcccacacataaaccaaacaTACGCCACAACGTCAGTGATTAAAATCTGCCGCTGTAGCTAGACGCACGTTAGCTAGCCAATAGAATAGAATATACTTTACTTTTCCCCTAGGGGACAATATAGTatattctattctgttctattctattctaatgTTAGCACCCGCATTACTGTTGGTGGTACCAAATAACtacagacccaacaaacatgACCTCTtctacaacaacacaaataaatataaaagtttTGGTcaaagtcctttgtctgaagcaatcagaaggtcatttgtaattttaactagtgctgtctcagtgctatgatgcactctaaaNNNNNNNNNNNNNNNNNNNNNNNNNNNNNNNNNNNNNNNNNNNNNNNNNNNNNNNNNNNNNNNNNNNNNNNNNNNNNNNNNNNNNNNNNNNNNNNNNNNNNNNNNNNNNNNNNNNNNNNNNNNNNNNNNNNNNNNNNNNNNNNNNNNNNNNNNNNNNNNNNNNNNNNNNNNNNNNNNNNNNNNNNNNNNNNNNNNNNNNNNNNNNNNNNNNNNNNNNNNNNNNNNNNNNNNNNNNNNNNNNNNNNNNNNNNNNNNNNNNNNNNNNNNNNNNNNNNNNNNNNNNNNNNNNNNNNNNNNNNNNNNNNNNNNNNNNNNNNNNNNNNNNNNNNNNNNNNNNNNNNNNNNNNNNNNNNNNNNNNNNNNNNNNNNNNNNNNNNNNNNNNNNNNNNNNNNNNNNNNNNNNNNNNNNNNNNNNNNNNNNNNNNNNNNNNNNNNNNNNNNNNNNNNNNNNNNNNNNNNNNNNNNNNNNNNNNNNNNNNNNNNNNNNNNNNNNNNNNNNNNNNNNNNNNNNNNNNNNNNNNNNNNNNNNNNNNNNNNNNNNNNNNNNNNNNNNNNNNNNNNNNNNNNNNNNNNNNNNNNNNNNNNNNNNNNNNNNNNNNNNNNNNNNNNNNNNNNNNNNNNNNNNNNNNNNNNNNNNNNNNNNNNNNNNNNNNNNNNNNNNNNNNNNNNNNNNNNNNNNNNNNNNNNNNNNNNNNNNNNNNNNNNNNNNNNNNNNNNNNNNNNNNNNNNNNNNNNNNNNNNNNNNNNNNNNNNNNNNNNNNNNNNNNNNNNNNNNNNNNNNNNNNNNNNNNNNNNNNNNNNNNNNNNNTTTTTTATAAGGGGCTGCACTACAGCATGTTTGAGAGCAGCTGGAACACACCCTGAGCTAAGGCAGGTATTTATGACAGCAAGAACAGTGGACCCCACAGtaccaaaaacatctttgaagaGACGACACACAGTGTAGATAACAGAGGTCAAATtgaacatgaatgtctctatccagagtcagtgtttagtttgtcccttctgggctactgtagaaacatggcggtgcaacatggtggtctctgtagacgaggacctgctccctgtgtagatataaatgtaaCCAGAACACAACCTGTAGATTAGAGTCACTTTGAATCTGACAAGCTTAGAGACTGTGTGAGGAGCCGCAGCTCAGTGTCGACATGACGACAGCGATGAGTGATGTAatattacagtgtgtgtgtgtgtgtgtgtgtgtgtgtgcgtgcatgcatgtgtgtgtgtgtgtgtgtgaggggtgtgtatgtgtgtgtgtctctatcAGCTTCAGTCAGATTCAGAGGAAACGGCCGCTGCCGTTTGATCAACATTCAAAGTAACTTTCATCATCCTGTCAGCCCCCAGACTACACCCACCTTATCTGTCaggcagggtgtgtgtgtgtgtgtgtgtgtgtgtgtgtgtgtgtgtgtgtgtgtgtgtgtcattacaAGGACTGATATGAAAACGTCCATATTTGCTATATTTtagaataaatataaaaatatgatacAGAGTGGATCCACTGAATATGATCACAGATGAGATGTTAGACACAGCAGCTGCATTAGGACCCtgaagagctggaggaggaggaggaggaggaggaggaggaggaggaggcaaagAAAGACAAACGATGGGAGAAGAgataaaagacagagacagacagacgctGAAGAGACATTAAGAAAAAgacctgcagacagacaaagtgacAGCTTCAGATCCaaagacagatagagagaagacagacaggaggaggagctgaggaggaggaggagtcagGGAGGGAGATAAAATAGACTCAGCAGAGCAGAGACGTTCAAACTGAGGAGGATCAGAGAAGAAGACCGGTGTTGCTCGTCTGCAGCGTGGACGACTGAAAGACAAgaaaggaggaggtggaaaaagaggaggagaggaggaggcacCAAACCACCCACAGAGAGAAAGTTTCCTGACACACAGACTCTCTGTCTGAAAGCTCACacactgtttctgtttgtggAAACTTCAGCGTGAACACACAGAGAAGacaaaccacagaagaagaaaactaAAGTCCAGCAGACTCACCAGAGTGCATCATGGGAACGTCTTCGctccacagacacagctgaagACCTGAACGTCCTCTGGTTCCTCCTCCACCGCAGACACCCAGCATGCCGGCCAGGCCGTCCCAGAGAAGGAGCTCTGTGGGTGGGGCAGGaggactgctgctgctccctctgCTCCTGGGCCTGATggtgatgacgatgatgatgatgaaggtggAGGCAACGAGCATTGAGGAGGTGGAGAGCGAGGAGAGCGAGGAGGTGCTGGAGGAGGACGAGGCCGTCAGCACTGAGATCCCGGTAAGAAGACGCAGCACGTTTGTTACTGATCAGATAATAACAGGAAACAAGTCAAAAGACGCCGCCGATCGATcgttaattaatttattatttttccaatAAACTAATCTGTCTGCTGACGACTGTCACAGCTACAAACTAATGTCAACACTGCTGCAACTAATAATCCACGAGACCAGGCTGCAACTTAACATCAACATTAGTGGGGACAcaaattaaccctttaaaactgaCTTCCTGTCGGCGGCTGCAGGAGCTCGTTGTTTACATCCTGTTTAAactcatttaaatatttatttatttatttaaccaggaaaaaaaacttgagaTTAAAATTGTTTGCAGTGTCCTGgctgagacagacagcagcatcagttagagacagacaacatggAACAAACctagaaaataaagaatatgcagctgtgaaacataaaatgaggtgatgacaaagaaaaaagccaAAACCTGAGATAATATCTGCAGAAACATGAAACAGTGGGACGACACATGACAACACATGACGACACAGAGCAGCTCAAATCCAGTCTGACATCAGCATATACATGACTGTGTATGGAAACCCTGTAGCAGAGGAGCCAATGAGAGACACGTCTGCAGACGAGTCCACAGATCAGGACCTGCAGACAGAAACACTTGTACGAACTCTCggtacagaaaataaaaacatgttctgtgaacacataaaataaaatccataaCAGGTAGAAAACTTTCCTGCTCAGGCTTCTGCTTTCTGTGTCATCATGTACACTCATAATGATGTCATGGCGCTACGTATTTCATCATTTCCTGCTTTTGGTGAAGTGTGATGCATCAGTTTATGGAGATAATGCTCATTAATGTCTTTATATAAGAAAAACAGGTGACAGATGATTGAAAATCTAAAATCAGAACATAACGCAGTGACGTTCTCAGACACTGTTCTCTGCTGAGTCAGCTCACGTTACTCTCCCATCCTCCTTTGTGACTTCTGATTGAGGAAGTCGCCTCTTTAAACGTGCAGCTGACACCTCGTTACATCATCGATATGTTTAGTGATCTTAGTcaacatcatcctcactgtgacctcgtcacatgtccacgtttggtcatggactttccacgtccacatatgacgtccaaggtaccctgggtgtgttggttgttgacgttctgggacgccgtgtcaacttcagcctgttacatgcattgtctgttttcaaaatacacttctgttttcacaggaaatgtacagtttgcatacagtctctttcaaaattaaaacacgatacactatgtcggtacaacacgcAAATCtacattttttccttcaacaacacacacgtggttatgtttaggaaaaaaaaacaggttttggcTTTACAATTTTTGAGGgcatgaacaccgctctctcgggtgaaagtcattGTTGTAGAAACtgaaatttaataataatatctcATGGCGTGCAACAGTTTGATTTTTTGTCCGCATGTACATTTCTAGCATGGATCCTATGCCCTGTCCACGGGTGTTCTCCCCatggtttcctccaggtgctctgacatgttctccctgtgtcagcgtgggtttcctccaggtgctccgacgtattctccccgtgtcagcgtgggtttcctccaggtgctccgacgtgttctccccgtgtcggcgtgggtttcctccaggtgctccgacatgttctccccgtgtcagcgtgtgtttcctccaggtgctccgacgtgttctccccgtgtcagcgtgtgtttcctccaggtgctccgatgtattctccccgtgtcagcgtgggtttcctccaggtgctctgacgtattctccccgtgtcagcgtgggtttcctccatgTGCTCTGAcgtgttctccccgtgtcagcgtgggtttcctccaggtgctctgacatgttctccccgtgtcagcgtgggtttcctccaggtgctctgacatgttctccctgtgtcagtgtgggtttcctccaggtgctctgacatgttctccctgtgtcagcgtgggtttcctccaggtgctctgacatgttctccccgtgtcagcgtgggtttcctccaggtgctctgacatgttctccccgtgtcagcgtgggtttcctccaggtgctccgacgtgttctccccgtgtcagcgtgggtttcctccaggtgctccgacgtgttctccccgtgtcagcgtgggtttcctccaggtgctctgacatgttcttcccgtgtcagcgtgtgtttcctccaggtgctctgacatgttctccctgtgtcagcgtgggtttcctttttttttttttgtaaatgtctgCAATGCTTCAGTTTTGAGTCACAGGTCTGTCTATTTGTTCATGTCGGAAAATTTCTACACAGAATAAAATATCACGACAAACCTGACCAATAAATCCAACAGCTTTCtcctattaaacaaactaaacgaGTTCCAGTTCAACTTTTCTGCTCAAACAGAAACTAAAACACTGACTCAtcattgattattgatcatatTGATATTGACTGATATTTAGAAGCTGATTAAACTGAACAAAGAACTTTGGGAACACTTACAGTGTTTAAAACTAAACTTGACAACATTTAACATATGAACTTTGTCTCTTGTGGTCGGTGTCCTCCAGGAGCCGCTGTCCTCTGATCTGTCCAGAGTGTCTCCTCTCAGCTCCTGGCTCATCTTCAGGAGAAACTCCAACAAGGGGGACAACCGGAGAACCAAAGGGTCCAGGAGAACCTCCAAGGTCAGACACATCTCCGCCTAAGCTAAACACAGCGATGAAACTCTATCCTGCAGGTCACATGTTGTCCAATCAATTCACAtctttatttatacatataAGTATCATGAAGAAAAATCAAGAGGTTGCTCTGGGTTAAGACACTGTGTAGTTAATTATAAACTAGAATCACTGCTccatggttgtatgactccgcccaccagtccaccctgtggttgtatgactccgcccaccagtccaccccgtggttgtatgactccgcccaccagtccagtgtctctgacagtctccatccatgtcagtgaaaacatggatgcttcacacacagaagatctatacaatcagcacagtttcaagattagagtcaccaattcagtaaaTGCACCTCTAACTGTGCTGCGGACCAAACGGCACCTCTGCTCCAGTGAAACGtgcacatatttaaatgaggtaatgtTTAATGCCAAACTGAGCCTGACAGCAAAAACCGTGTGGTTCACAGAGATCAGCTCAGACTGTCGCTGTGAAGTGTCTCCTGGTGGAAACTGATGGACTGAGACATTAAATAAATCCAGCGTCTGCACCTCGTCAGTCAGGACCTGCAGCTTCGTTCTGTCTGTTCTCACCTCTGTGGCCTTTTTGTTAGGAACAAAGCAGACACAACACCACAGGAGAACTGCACTCGGCTGCTTCACAGGCGTGTTCGTGCTGTGTCATTAGTTCATGTATGTTCATGAGACGAGCAGACGGGGGCGTCATGTGACGTACACCTTGTGGCTACAAAGCTTTCTCTGTGAATTCACCTGTGAGACCACAGTCAGCATGAGACAGTTcttaggggtgtaacaatccaCTGATCTGGATCAACATCGATTTAATGATCAATGATCCAGTATCACCATCTTTAGGCCTTTATTTTGGAATTATCATCAAAACTAATCATATTGTGACAGGCACTGTAATATCAGCCATATCGTATCGCTGTCTGTAGAATCTATGTGATGTCATAGCGTGATGACCCTGTTGATTGACCCTCTGATGGTCCTACCTGTGATCATCAGGTCAGACATTAAAACTCTGAACCATCTGAAACCTCTCACAAACTGAACCTGAGAATTCAAAGCCTCTGACAAACATCtaaacacatttgtgtttgCAGCATGGTCTTCCAGGACCTCCAGGACCTCCAGGACCCCAGGGGCCTCCAGGCCCCCCGGCCCCCCTCCTGCCCCAACAACAGGAGCTGATCCAGGAGCTTCAGCTCAAACTGAGAGGTAAGAGGTCACCGACGTCCAGAGACCGAGCTGAGACCAGTTCACACTGATCTGACGTCAGAGTCTTCTGCTGTGACAgagctaagctaggctaacagttccCCCTGCTACCAGtcttgtgctaagctaggctaacagttccCCCTGCTACCGGtcttgtgctaagctaggctaacagttccCCCTGCTACCagcctttgtgctaagctaggctaacagttccCCCTGCTAccagtctctgtgctaagctaggctaactagGCTAACAGTTCCCCCTGCTAccagtctctgtgctaagctaggctaacagttccCCCTGCTACCGGTCTtctgctaagctaggctaacagttccCCCTGCtaccagtctttgtgctaaactaGGCTAACAGTTCCCCCTGCtaccagtctttgtgctaagctaggctaacagttccCCCTGCTACcggtctttgtgctaagctaggctaacactTCCCTCCTGCTAcctgtctttgtgctaagctagtcAAACAGTTCCCCCTGCTACCCAgtctgtgctaagctaggctaacagttccCCCTGCtaccagtctttgtgctaaactaggctaacagtttccccctgctaccagtctttgtgctaagctaggctaacagttccCCCTGCtaccagtctttgtgctaagctaggctaacagttccCCCTACtaccagtctttgtgctaagcaaGGCTAACAGTTTCCTCCTGCTACCAcgctttgtgctaagctaggctaacagttcctcctgctttcagtctttgtgctaagctaggctaacagtccccctgttt harbors:
- the si:ch1073-184j22.1 gene encoding erythroferrone, producing the protein MPARPSQRRSSVGGAGGLLLLPLLLGLMVMTMMMMKVEATSIEEVESEESEEVLEEDEAVSTEIPEPLSSDLSRVSPLSSWLIFRRNSNKGDNRRTKGSRRTSKHGLPGPPGPPGPQGPPGPPAPLLPQQQELIQELQLKLRDFTLQIKIHVLAHLCVCVCVCVSESGDRLQVRLRDSVRAAICIESLCQSNLSVESVMGVAAAGGTFSILLTGTLYLQAGEYVSVFVDNATGSSISVLQDSLFSGILLGV